TGGGATGGAAACCCCTCCAAAAGTTTTGGTCGCGGTGCTGACTACGTAGACTTTGCACCAGACCGAGTGGCAATGCAGGATGCAACAGCGCAGATGGCGCTTCTCCAATTTATGCAAGCAGGTCGTAAAAAAGTAGCGGTTCCATCCACCGTTCACTGTGACCACTTAATTACAGCAAAAGACGAATCCGGTGTGGATCTTGGTATCGCTGTCAAAGAAAACAA
This is a stretch of genomic DNA from Leptospira kanakyensis. It encodes these proteins:
- a CDS encoding aconitase family protein, whose translation is MAFDIEMIAARYSKMEAAITQARKVVGRPLTLTEKILYNHLWDGNPSKSFGRGADYVDFAPDRVAMQDATAQMALLQFMQAGRKKVAVPSTVHCDHLITAKDESGVDLGIAVKEN